Genomic DNA from Segatella copri:
GTACTTGAAACTGAATATTAATCGTTTCCATCTTATTCCTTTCTTTTAAATTAACGCCACAAAATTAAAGAAAAGAATTGGAAATGCCAAAGAAAAGAGCGACTTTCTTTAGTTTAAGATACGAAAAACATTCAACAACAGTTTTTGAATGTAGCAAACTACATGATGCAAATTAAATATATAATCTGCAAGATGCATCATTTTTTCCTTTTCAACCCAGCCTAATAAAACAAGGGAGCGAACTGCATTGCAACGCAGCCCGCTCCCTTATCTATACTGATGATTGAATTTAATCTACCTTTTCGATAATCTTCATTCCCTCTTCCACTGCCTGCATGTTCAGCGGAATCAAACCATGATGGCGCTCTGGCAATGACTTGTAAAGCGCCTTGTTCAAACCATCGGTGCTAACTACAGGACAAACCTTCAGCAGACCGCCCAAAACAATCATATTGAACACCTTGGAGTTTTTCATCTCGGCAGCCTTGTCCATCGCATCAATGCGATAAATGGTGATGTCCTTGCGCTGTGGAGGATTCATCACACCATAGCCATCATAAATCAGGATGCCGCCTGGCTTAATCTTCGGCTCAAACTTGTCGAGCGATGGCTGGTTGAGCACGATGGCTACATCATAATGGCTCAGGATAGGCGAAGAGATGCGACTGTCGCTCACAATGACCGTTACATTGGCTGTACCGCCACGCTGCTCTGGTCCGTAAGCAGGCATCCAGGTTACCTCCTTATCCTCCATCAGTCCTGAATAAGCCAGAATCTTTCCCATAGAGAGAACGCCCTGACCACCAAAACCGGATATAATGATTTCTGTCTTCATTGTTCTATTATTATATTAGAAGAGCAATTCGTTCTTCACTCTTCGTTCTTCACTCTTCACTTACATTCCCGTTGTATCCTTCAGGTCACCCTTAGGATACTGCTTAAACATGTTCTCTTCCATCCACTTGTTAGCCTCAACAGGGGAGAGTTTCCAACCGCTGTTGCAGGTAGAAACAATCTCTACCAGGCTGGAGCCCTTGCCCTGCATGCTTGCCTCGAACGCCTTGCGGATAGCCTTCTTTGCCTTCTTGATGCTTGCCACGGTCTCCACACTCTGGCGGGTTACATAACAAGTACCCTGCAGATGGCTTGCCAACTCGGTAATATTAAGTGGATAACCATGAAGATCAGCATCTCTACCATAAGGACAGGTAGCAGTCTTCTGACCCAACAGGGTGGTTGGCGCCATCTGTCCGCCGGTCATACCATAGATGGCATTATTGATGAAGATGATGGCGATGTGCTCACCACGGTTCAGGGCGTGGATAGTTTCGCAGGTACCGATGCACGCCAAATCGCCATCGCCCTGATAAGTGAAGACAAGACGATCAGGCCACAAGCGCTTGATGCCCGTAGCTACAGCAGGTGCACGACCATGAGCAGCCTCCTGCCAGTCAATATCCAAATAGCGATAAGCAAAGACAGCGCAGCCCACCGGACATACGCCTACCGTCTTATCCTCCATGCCCATCTCCTCGATAACCTCGGCAACGAGCTTATGAACTACGCCATGCGAACACCCCGGGCAATAGTGCATCGGGGTATCGTTCATCAGCGTAGGCTTCTTATATACCAGATTCTCTGGTGAAATTATATCATTCATTTTATTAACTTCTTTAATGCTTCAACGATTTCCTCCGGCTCCGGTACGATACCGCCCAGACGACCAAAGTGCTCCACAGGAGTCTGACCATTCACAGCCAGTCGCACATCCTGAACCATCTGACCGGCATTGATTTCTACAACCAGAATGCCCTTCTTGGTCTTGGCGAGTTCGTGAATCTCCTTTTCAGGGAAAGGCCAGAGGGTGATAGGACGGAACAATCCTACCTTGATGCCCTGCTCACGCGCACTCTCGATGCTCTTCTCGGCAATACGTGCCGCGCTACCGAAGGCTACGATAACATAGTCGGCATCATCCATCTGCTCGGTTTCATAACGAACCTCGGTTTCACGGATTTTTCTGTATTTCTCCTGAAGAGCAATATTGCGCTCCTCCATCACCTCAGGCTTGAGTTCCAGAGAGGTCATGATGTTGACAGGACGACTCTTCGGACGGCCGATGGTAGCCCAAGGACATTCCTTCGCAATCTCCTCCTCGGTACGTCGAGGCTTGACAGGAGGCAGAACCACCTTCTCCATCATCTGACCAATGACACCATCGCTCAGAATCATCGCAGGATTGCGATACTTAAAGGCAAGCGTAAAGGCGAGATCAACGAAATCAGCCATCTCCTGAACAGATGCAGGAGCCAGCACAATCACATTATAGTCGCCATTACCACCACCGCGGGTAGCCTGGAAATAATCACTCTGGGATGGCTGGATTGTACCCAGACCCGGACCGCCACGCTGCACATTGACGATAACGCCCGGAATCTCAGCACCAGCCATGTAAGAGATACCCTCTTGCATCAAAGCCACACCCGGACTTGAAGAAGTGGTAATGACACGCTTACCGGCACCGGCGCCACCATAAACCATGTTGATAGCCGCCACCTCACTCTCAGCCTGCAGAACCACCATACCTGATGTTTCCCATGGCTTGAGCAGAGCCAGCGTCTCTATAATCTCACTTTGAGGTGTGATAGGATAGCCGAAGAAACCATCCGCACCACATCTGATACAGGCATGGGCTATCGCCTCATTGCCTTTCATTAATGTAACTTTCTGATTTGCCATTATTTAGTCCTCCTTCTTACGATAAACAGTGATACAGCCGTCCGGACACACGATGGCGCACGAAGTGCAACCAACACACGCATCAGGTACAGCTGCCTCTACATAACGGTAACCATGCACATTGACTTTTTTCTCTGCCAATGCGATGACATGCTGAGGACAAGCCTCCACACAGAGCGAGCATCCCTTGCAACGCCCGGTGTCGACTACAATAGCCCCTTTAATCTTACTCATATTCTAATTTCTTACTAATTATCTTTACCATTGGAGTAAACAAAGCTCCTGCTGTCCACATGTCGGTTGTTATGGATTGTAGTAGTCTTTGCAATAAAAGCTCATGATATCATCCAACATCTCCTTGGCTGCTACGGCAGGGCTCTCCGGATCGAGGGCAATGGCCTCCATATAGCAGTCGAGGGCACGCTTAAAGTCACCCTGCTTGCGCCAGGCGTTACCTTGCTGATAATATTCTTCTGCTGTCATTTACTCTTTTCTTTTTAAGTTTTGCTCTGCGAAATTACTAATTTTCGGCTAAGAAAAAGAATATAAGCCTAAGATTTAAACTATATTAATGTAGTTTTTCACAAAAATGCGCACACTATAATTCAGTGTGCAATTTTTATGAAAGATGTACATTATTTCTACTAATATATCCTATAAAAAGACAATTCGTCATTTACCGCAGTTTTTTATGGTAAATGACGAACAGTACGATTCCCCTCAACAGAAGGTAGAGAATGAAGGCCAACCACAGGGCATGATTGCCCAGGAAAGGATGCAAGCCGAAGAACAGACCGAAGAACGAAGCCGAGGCTACGGCGGTAGAACAGAGCATCGACTTAGACTGGGTAATGCCTACAAAGATGCCATCGAAGACGAATGCCGACATGCCAGACAGCGGAATCAGCACAGCCCACCAGAAATATTCGCCCGATGCAGTTATCACCTGCTTATCGCTCGTGAGCAAAGAGAGGAAATTCTCGCCACCCACTATATATAATAAGGTGAAACCTACAGCCACGACAGCTCCAAAACCCATCGTTCTTCTAACCACTTCGCGGAATGCTCCCATGTTTCGAGCTCCATAATACTTGCCGCTCAACGCCTCTGCCGCATAGGCAAAACCATCCATAAAATAAGAGAAGATGGTAAAGAGCGTCATCAGCAGCGTATTCACAGCCAGCACAATGGTACTCTCCCTGGAACCTGCCGCCGTAAAGAAGAGGTTGACCGCCACCAGACAGAGGGTGCGGAGAAAGATATCCTTATTGAGCGAAAAAAACTGCTTCAGCGGTTCGGCAGCAAAGAGATGCCGGCGATAGTCATACTTGCTTAACCGGCGATAACAGATGCGATAGAACAGACATGCCATCAGGAATCCCCACCATTGGGCAATAACCGTTCCGAGCGCCACGCCTTCTACCGTCATACCGCCGACAAAGACCAGCAGCAGAGAGGCGATGATGTTCACCACATTCTGCATCAGCGATACCATCATCGGAATGCGCGTGTTCTGCATACCGATAAACCAGCCCGTAAATCCGTAGAGTCCTAGCACTGCCGGGGCTCCCCAGATACAGACATAACAGTATCTTCGTGCCAGTTCTACGACATCCGCTTCCGGCGACATCGCCCACAGTCCACAGCCTATCAGCCATTTCTGGAGAACGAAAAACAGCACTCCTATCCCCACACCGATACTCAGAGAGCGCACCAGGAGCCTCAGTACCTCAGCCAAATCTCTCCTTCCCAAAGCCTGCGAAGTCATTCCGCTGGTTCCCATTCTCAGGAATCCGAAAAGCCAGTAGATGACATTGAACAGCATCGACCCCACGGCAATGGCTCCGATGTAAGCCGCATTGCCGATATGCCCGACGATGGCGACATCCACCAAACCCAAAAGCGGTACCGTGATATTGGATATTATCGACGGCACCGCTAATTGTAATATTCGTTTATTCACGTACTTTAATGATTATCATTAATCACTAATAAATAATCACTATACTCTATATTTCGCAGCCTGCTCCTCAATATAGGCAGCATCGCTGAAATAGTCGATACGCATAGCCTTGCGAACCTCATCCATAGTCTGGGCTGCAAACTCGCGGGCATCCTCGCTACCCTTCTTCAGGATATTGAATACCTCAGGAATATCTTGCTCAAACTCATGACGGCGGGCACGGATTGGGTCGAGCATCTTGTTAATGACGCTGTTCAGGAACTTCTTGCAGGTACCGTCACCGATACCACCCTTCACATACTGCTCCTTCAACTCATCCAAAGTCTTGAACTCAGGCCAGAACTCTGCGAAATCCTCAGGAGTAGAGAATGCCTCGAGATAGGTGAATACGGCATTGCCCTCCAGATGTCCTGGCTCTTCCATGCTCATACGTGGCTCACCGTTAGACATCTTCTTCACCTTCTTCCAAATGGTCTTCTCATCGTCACTCATGTAGATGCAGTTGCCGAGACTCTTACTCATCTTCTCCTTACCGTCAGTTCCAGGAAGACGACGGCAGCAGGCAATCTCAGGAAGCAGAATCTCCGGCTCTACCAAAACAGGTGCATAAGTCTGGTTGAAGCGGCGAACCAACTCGCGGGTTACCTCCAGCATAGGCTCCTGGTCCTCACCGGCAGGCACGGTTGTAGCCTTGAAAGCGGTGATGTCGGCAGCCTGACTCACAGGATAGCAGAAGAAACCGAGCGGAATGTTTGCCTCGAAGTTACGCATCTTGATCTCAGTCTTCACGGTTGGGTTACGCTGAACACGAGATACGCTGATGAGGTTCATCAGATAGGTAGTCAACTCAGCCAACTCTGGAATCATACTCTGGATATAGAGTGTACACTTCTGTGGGTCGAGGCCCGCAGAGAGATAGTCAAGAGCCACCTCTGTGATGTTCTGGCGAATCTTCTCAGGATTGTCGGCATTATCAGTCAAAGCCTGAACATCTGCCATGAAAACGAACATCCTGTCGAAGTCGCCAGCGTTCTGAAGTTGTACTCGG
This window encodes:
- a CDS encoding thiamine pyrophosphate-dependent enzyme, producing MNDIISPENLVYKKPTLMNDTPMHYCPGCSHGVVHKLVAEVIEEMGMEDKTVGVCPVGCAVFAYRYLDIDWQEAAHGRAPAVATGIKRLWPDRLVFTYQGDGDLACIGTCETIHALNRGEHIAIIFINNAIYGMTGGQMAPTTLLGQKTATCPYGRDADLHGYPLNITELASHLQGTCYVTRQSVETVASIKKAKKAIRKAFEASMQGKGSSLVEIVSTCNSGWKLSPVEANKWMEENMFKQYPKGDLKDTTGM
- the trpS gene encoding tryptophan--tRNA ligase, which gives rise to MGKIILTGDRPTGKLHLGHYIGSLQRRVQLQNAGDFDRMFVFMADVQALTDNADNPEKIRQNITEVALDYLSAGLDPQKCTLYIQSMIPELAELTTYLMNLISVSRVQRNPTVKTEIKMRNFEANIPLGFFCYPVSQAADITAFKATTVPAGEDQEPMLEVTRELVRRFNQTYAPVLVEPEILLPEIACCRRLPGTDGKEKMSKSLGNCIYMSDDEKTIWKKVKKMSNGEPRMSMEEPGHLEGNAVFTYLEAFSTPEDFAEFWPEFKTLDELKEQYVKGGIGDGTCKKFLNSVINKMLDPIRARRHEFEQDIPEVFNILKKGSEDAREFAAQTMDEVRKAMRIDYFSDAAYIEEQAAKYRV
- a CDS encoding tetratricopeptide repeat protein; translated protein: MTAEEYYQQGNAWRKQGDFKRALDCYMEAIALDPESPAVAAKEMLDDIMSFYCKDYYNP
- a CDS encoding 4Fe-4S binding protein, encoding MSKIKGAIVVDTGRCKGCSLCVEACPQHVIALAEKKVNVHGYRYVEAAVPDACVGCTSCAIVCPDGCITVYRKKED
- a CDS encoding MATE family efflux transporter, whose product is MPSIISNITVPLLGLVDVAIVGHIGNAAYIGAIAVGSMLFNVIYWLFGFLRMGTSGMTSQALGRRDLAEVLRLLVRSLSIGVGIGVLFFVLQKWLIGCGLWAMSPEADVVELARRYCYVCIWGAPAVLGLYGFTGWFIGMQNTRIPMMVSLMQNVVNIIASLLLVFVGGMTVEGVALGTVIAQWWGFLMACLFYRICYRRLSKYDYRRHLFAAEPLKQFFSLNKDIFLRTLCLVAVNLFFTAAGSRESTIVLAVNTLLMTLFTIFSYFMDGFAYAAEALSGKYYGARNMGAFREVVRRTMGFGAVVAVGFTLLYIVGGENFLSLLTSDKQVITASGEYFWWAVLIPLSGMSAFVFDGIFVGITQSKSMLCSTAVASASFFGLFFGLHPFLGNHALWLAFILYLLLRGIVLFVIYHKKLR
- a CDS encoding 2-oxoacid:acceptor oxidoreductase family protein, which encodes MKTEIIISGFGGQGVLSMGKILAYSGLMEDKEVTWMPAYGPEQRGGTANVTVIVSDSRISSPILSHYDVAIVLNQPSLDKFEPKIKPGGILIYDGYGVMNPPQRKDITIYRIDAMDKAAEMKNSKVFNMIVLGGLLKVCPVVSTDGLNKALYKSLPERHHGLIPLNMQAVEEGMKIIEKVD
- a CDS encoding 3-methyl-2-oxobutanoate dehydrogenase subunit VorB, translating into MANQKVTLMKGNEAIAHACIRCGADGFFGYPITPQSEIIETLALLKPWETSGMVVLQAESEVAAINMVYGGAGAGKRVITTSSSPGVALMQEGISYMAGAEIPGVIVNVQRGGPGLGTIQPSQSDYFQATRGGGNGDYNVIVLAPASVQEMADFVDLAFTLAFKYRNPAMILSDGVIGQMMEKVVLPPVKPRRTEEEIAKECPWATIGRPKSRPVNIMTSLELKPEVMEERNIALQEKYRKIRETEVRYETEQMDDADYVIVAFGSAARIAEKSIESAREQGIKVGLFRPITLWPFPEKEIHELAKTKKGILVVEINAGQMVQDVRLAVNGQTPVEHFGRLGGIVPEPEEIVEALKKLIK